In one window of Thermoanaerobacterales bacterium DNA:
- the rapZ gene encoding RNase adapter RapZ, with amino-acid sequence MTSPRLVIITGLSGAGKTLAVRSLEDLGFFCVDNLPPQLIPKFAELCAQTAGKINRVALVIDVRGGEFFRDLVEVLKDLKQQGVPYTILFLEASNEALVRRFKESRRPHPLSPSGEIVEGITAERAQLRELRGLAHKIIDTSNMTVNQLKLEIANLYGDTADQERLAITVVSFGYKHGIPLDADLVIDVRFLPNPHYIAELRPLTGHDPRVRDYVFGFDITREFLERMVDMLEFLIPHYVREGKATLTVAVGCTGGMHRSVSLVNRLGELLRAHGHRVAVRHRDLNRE; translated from the coding sequence ATGACTTCCCCCCGCCTGGTGATCATCACCGGCCTTTCGGGGGCCGGCAAAACGCTGGCCGTCCGCTCGCTTGAGGACCTGGGCTTCTTCTGCGTGGACAATCTCCCGCCGCAGCTGATCCCCAAGTTCGCCGAACTCTGCGCGCAGACGGCCGGCAAGATCAACCGCGTCGCCCTGGTCATCGACGTCCGGGGCGGGGAGTTCTTCCGGGACCTGGTGGAAGTCCTGAAGGACCTGAAGCAGCAGGGTGTGCCCTACACGATCCTCTTCCTGGAGGCCAGCAACGAGGCGCTGGTGCGGCGCTTTAAGGAGTCCCGCCGCCCGCACCCCTTGAGCCCGTCGGGGGAGATCGTCGAGGGGATCACGGCCGAACGCGCCCAGTTGCGGGAACTGCGCGGACTGGCCCACAAGATCATCGACACCTCCAACATGACGGTGAACCAGCTCAAGTTGGAGATCGCCAACCTGTACGGGGACACGGCGGACCAGGAGCGCCTGGCGATCACGGTCGTCTCCTTCGGTTATAAGCACGGGATCCCCCTGGACGCCGACCTGGTCATCGACGTGCGCTTCCTGCCCAACCCGCATTACATCGCCGAACTCCGCCCGTTGACCGGCCACGATCCGCGGGTACGCGACTACGTGTTCGGCTTCGATATCACCCGGGAGTTCCTGGAGCGGATGGTGGATATGCTGGAGTTCCTGATCCCGCATTACGTCCGGGAGGGGAAGGCCACTCTGACCGTGGCCGTCGGGTGCACGGGCGGCATGCACCGTTCGGTGTCCCTGGTCAACCGGCTGGGCGAACTGCTGCGGGCGCACGGGCACCGCGTCGCGGTCCGTCACCGCGACCTGAACCGGGAATAA
- a CDS encoding bifunctional phosphoglucose/phosphomannose isomerase, with amino-acid sequence MAIDLDDVRALEALDSMGMFRAARELPEQCRRALDLAADVPLPEGPFENIVVTGLGGSAIGGDLLRVWAAGRLEIPVIVNRDYTLPRFVGPGSLVFAVSFSGNTEETLSAYGEARARGAAVVALTSGGKLAARAREDRVPLITVPGGIMPRSATGYLFLPTLVVLERLGLVAGIAAEVEGMTAHLQELTTRYGVETPLADNQAKQLAMDFEGRLPVIWGASGTTEVVAQRWKGQINENAKAPAYWNVLPEANHNEVVGFEAPADLLKRIWLVFLRDPNDHPRVRLRFAITREMVGTAAGVSEFEAGGEGRLARIYSLIYLGDYASLYLAARYGIDPGPVAAIDRLKAALVRSEM; translated from the coding sequence TTGGCCATCGACCTCGACGACGTCCGGGCGCTGGAAGCCCTCGACAGCATGGGCATGTTCCGCGCCGCCCGGGAACTGCCGGAGCAGTGCCGGCGCGCCCTGGACCTGGCGGCCGACGTGCCCCTGCCGGAAGGCCCGTTCGAGAACATCGTCGTCACCGGCCTCGGCGGCTCGGCCATCGGCGGCGATCTCCTGCGCGTCTGGGCCGCCGGGCGCCTGGAGATCCCGGTAATCGTCAACCGCGACTATACCCTGCCCCGCTTCGTGGGGCCCGGCAGCCTCGTCTTCGCCGTCAGCTTTTCCGGGAACACCGAGGAGACCTTGAGCGCCTACGGCGAGGCCCGCGCGCGGGGGGCGGCGGTCGTCGCCCTGACCAGCGGCGGGAAGTTGGCGGCGCGCGCGCGGGAGGACAGGGTTCCCCTCATCACGGTCCCCGGGGGTATCATGCCGCGCTCGGCCACCGGTTACCTCTTCCTGCCGACCCTGGTCGTCCTGGAACGGTTGGGCCTGGTCGCGGGGATTGCGGCGGAAGTGGAAGGAATGACCGCCCACCTTCAAGAACTTACAACAAGATACGGGGTCGAGACACCCCTCGCCGATAACCAGGCGAAGCAGTTGGCGATGGACTTCGAAGGGCGCCTGCCGGTCATCTGGGGGGCGAGCGGCACCACCGAGGTCGTCGCCCAACGCTGGAAGGGGCAGATCAACGAGAACGCCAAGGCCCCGGCCTACTGGAACGTCCTGCCCGAGGCCAACCACAACGAGGTGGTCGGCTTCGAGGCGCCGGCCGACCTCCTGAAGAGGATCTGGCTGGTCTTCCTGCGCGACCCGAACGACCACCCGCGGGTGCGGCTGCGCTTCGCGATCACCAGGGAGATGGTCGGCACGGCCGCCGGGGTTTCCGAGTTCGAGGCCGGGGGCGAGGGGCGCCTGGCGCGCATATACTCCCTCATCTATCTCGGCGACTACGCCAGCCTTTATCTGGCGGCCCGGTACGGGATCGACCCCGGGCCGGTCGCGGCGATCGACCGCTTAAAGGCCGCACTTGTGAGAAGTGAGATGTGA